Sequence from the Panicum virgatum strain AP13 chromosome 5N, P.virgatum_v5, whole genome shotgun sequence genome:
gcatgcgaagaagaaaaaaaacggaagtctaacatgacgacctaactggcacgcatgacagaggtgctcagcaggagccctagtacatggaacatcggtactacggcggagctgagccaaaacgtcgcggccggggtgaccaaacaggcggtgccaggtggtggaagaaggcgtcacggcaaaaccAAAAGGcgaagaagccgaaggcgaggcagcggaagcaggaagccgaagagtgtaaaggggccccgggctgtcacattggaggagcggacgcctggaagccgaatccttcacagtaagactagaggagtcaaattcgatagaacaggagttgtcagcagtaaactggcgaatagaaagaaggttgtgaaccatttgaggagcaacaagaacattaggaagacgaggagcagaacccacggcggtgacaggaaggcaagacccatcaccaaccatgatagaagaaggacaagaggggtgtgggggtcggacagaagagaggataccagcatcgggagtggtgtggaacgaggcacccgagtcggcgatccactcggtgctggtcggcggcgtcagtcccatggtgctgaaggactgcgccagagcggcctggtcccacccccaggctaggtcggctgctggctgggctgagtgggcggggtccaggacggcgcgaagagtggagcagcgccagtgaacatggccgccggctggagctgaggacgaggcccccctcccggaccctggaacggccacatcgagatgcgccctgaccatgggttgctaaAGGATGggcagggcgtacctccagcggcaggggcaggagcaggagcgggagccggagccagtgtcggcgcgccccgacggcccccaccggtaccggtgctcccagaagcagggccaccagtgccaccaccaccaccccgtcgccggcgacgtccacggcccccctcctccggtctgccctgcgggagcagcaccaaggagggaggtggcaggagcagcgGAGGAGGTCGGTGGAGTAGCCacgagcgcggcgggggtgggcgaggacgatccaggcgcgagacccctggtgatctcctcgagggcgaggtcgtcccgaaCCTGCAGTAAGGTGGgaaagggcctctggcgggcgatccagcccttcaggtggtcgtaggtgctgctcagtccccgtaggacattgagcaccaagacccgatcggacaccggatccccgaggtcgtgaagagcatcggccatgctcttcatccgccggcagtactcaccgacggagaggtcgccctgcacgaaggtgcggaaggtggcgtcgagctggagggcgcgatACTCGGCATTGCCGAGGAACttcccctcgagcgccacccaagcctgccgcgcggtgccgccgtgggtcctgacgaggtcctgcagatctagggagatggtcccgaagatccaggacatggcgacgctgtcgaggcgtagccacgccacgtcccgcgcctcgatcggcgagtcgacgaggacgtggtcgtcgagggcgtagcggcggatggtgaggaggacctggtcccgccagggccgtaggaggaggacgcggggtcgaggaggacggagactAGGGCCTTAATGTTCTGGACGCTGGctgcctggaggtggagctgggcgaccatggggtcggtcgggtcgtaccgaGCTCTAGATCCAGCAGGCGAGGCCtggtgggaggaggaggcgccgtgctcggggtcgactgGCTGGCCGGAGGAGATGCGGAGGtagcgctccgcctcggcgacccggagaaccagagcgtcggccgtggcgcgctcgcgctcccaggggAGGGCTGCCACACGGACCCGCTCcagggccgccgaagcctccgacttggcggcgaggagggccgcggcgagggcggcgtcggcctgctgcccacggaaggcggcggcggagagtgGCGCATCCGCAGGGGCCATCCCGAGGCCCAACCACACGGGATcgaccgcggcggcgtcggcggtggcggcctgctTGCCCGCAGCGATCGCGGCGCGGTGGGCCGCAGCGGCAGTGGCGGCCGCATCACCGGCCAGCGGCTGCAGCAGGGGCTGCAGGGGCCGGGAGCACCCCCACGGCCCCTGCGCCCGCGCCCCCTGTGCCAGCGccagcagtggcggcggcggcggcaggggcgcgctgggcagcggcggcggcgtccgcggctCCCCCCGCGCCCCCTGCGcccgcagtggcggcggcggtggtaggGGTCTGCGTCGGCGCCTGCGGCCATCGCGACCGCGGCGTACGGCGGCCGCGGGCCTCCCAGGGCGCGCAGCGCggctgcagcagaggaggagaggggccaggcggcggcggcggccgcggcgcctaGCGCGCCCGACGCAGCACTCCCCGCGCCCGGagcaaaggaggaggaggaggaagggaggggagggaaggaggagagggaaagggagggggccggcggcgccgggtgcTGCGGgctgggagggagggaggaaggaaggagaggaaCCCTAACCCTATGCTAATGATACCATAATGAAGGGAATAAATAATGAAGGGAATAATTGTTGTATTCCTcaaaccctagatgggtgggtatatatagaatcTATACATGGACCTCTaggtgggcctctatacacatgggctcaatatactccaacagttATCACCAGCAAGCAACCACTACTGACCAGGACACATCATACCAAGAAGAATGCCCTTGCAAGGTAGTAGTGCGAGTGAGTAGTAGACCACCAGGGAGACAAACTGAAGCACATGACGAAAAGCTCAACCCTCCGTTGGAGACGAAATGCACACAGCAACCCTGCTGCCTGTGTGGGCTCTCGTTGCACATGGGATGATGGGCCACATAAAAAACAATGTCAACAAACACCCAACAGATGACAGATCCACCACCTCCCTCTACAGGTAGGAGCGACCCCCACTACCATGCCATGATTCAAAACAGTAAATCCACCAAAACTAAGGTCCTACATGGCCATTGCCTTAtaacaaagtaaaaaaaaaggaggaCCTTATCAGGGATTCCTACAATTCAGTGTGTACTTTTACAACAACAGGCTGAACTGCAGGCCTCACTCTGCCCGCATCTCCGCAGGCAAGGGGATTGACGAGCAGCAATGGTAGTACCCGCTTTCGTCAAATTTGAATCTCTGTGAAAGGTGGACCTCAGGAATGTGGTATTCGCCCCACTCCTCTTTCCCGTATTTCCTGAATATATCCCGGGCGTCAAAAGAATCGTTCCACTGGTTCCGTTTCTTGCTGCAGTCAGAACAAGACAGACACAATAATGCAAGTGAATGCTACTGCATTACCGAGGTCCAAGGTGCAGCACAAAAGGTTTTTGCTTTCACCTCTTTCTGTGCCGCACGTTCATTATGGTTGCGTGCAACTGCAATAGCAAAGGGACAAGACTATTATCAACTCAACAAAAAAGAGCCATACTGTATAGTGGTATATTCAGTTTAAGTATGAAAATCCATTATATGGTGCATACCAAAAAAAAGGTAATATATATGTACTGCCAAGTACTATACATTGCCAAAACTGCAAATCCGAAGAACAAAATGAAACTACTTAACCATCTAATTACACACCTTCAATTCTTGTCTCGCATCCCTTTCGAGAACTAGACCTGACTTGACAAAAGCATCAATTATGACTTCTGATAAAGTGCAAGTTAGTCAAGAGAAACATACGCATAAGATCGTTTGATTGATCATAGTTCATAGCAATAaagtaaaaagaaaagaaagaaatacaGACAATGCCATCTAATAGTAAACCCGCAGATTGCTTCTTACAAAAATCTAAATGATTAACAGTAAATAGACACTGCTTAAATAGTAATCACTTCATCAGAAGATCCAAAGGATACTGCAAGCACGTGCTAGGCGTCCTTCCCCACCAACTTCCAACACTGGAGCATATACAACCCGGGCCTTAGCTGGAGAGCCTTTCATGCATGTCTGAATTTCAGTGAAACTTTGAATCGTCACATTAAGGCTGTGGAAAAACTACAAAAAATATCTTGAACTAAGGGCAAGTATCATAGCACTCTGACATCAAATTTCCCTTTGGCAAAACTGAAAGAGAATACCGTGAGCTGTGAAAAGGTGTCCAGATATTAATGCGCTGTTCTTTGGCTCCGATTCTCAACTCAAATTTTATTCTTCCAGTTATGAATAAATAAGCTTCCAGTGCTGATAACACGAGAGTTTGTCATGCATGTCTGATTTTAATTGGAACTTTAAATGATCACAAAAGCTGTGGTAAAGACTAGAAGGCAAGCAACAAATGTCCCCTTGGTATTTGGCTCAGATTCTTGAGTCTCTTTTTTTCGTTCCAAACATTCATGTATAAATAAGTTAGGAGTGCTGATAACCTGAATATTCAAGAATCATATACTTTCAGATCCAAAGGAGACTCACCAGACCTCTAAGCTGTATGGAGATAGGTCGGTTTTCCAAAGCTTCATTTACTTGGATAGATATCGACTGCATCCAGGAAATAGTGTGTTAAATTTCTTATTGTTTGGCCAGCTATACATTCCTTACGGTGGTTCAGTGAATCATCGCAGTACCTGGAGCACATCCGAAGCCTTAGCTATGCGATCCTTGTTCCACAACTTCAACATAACAACAGTAAGGTGAAATGTTTTGGGTTTGATAAATATTGACTTGTCAATGCCAAAATCTACAGGCGACAAATAAGAACTAACTCAAAGCCTGAAGGGAACAAAAAATTGTAACATGGAAATACATAGAACAggattaattatttttaaaatgcTAATAACAAGGTCAGAAAAATTTCTAGAGATTCCGTTTGAGGTAAAGCTTTGTGCTCATAGGACATCTGAAACAAGCATCTTTTAGGTAGAGACAACACGCCATTACATAAAAGCATCAAAGTTTCATAGCAAAGTTGTCGGTATTAACTCTAGGAATAACTTCAACAAGGAATGCAAGGAAATTATATAAACTAGAAAAGCTTTTAAACCTGATCGGGAGCCTTTACTATCAATGTTCACTTCAACAGACTTTTCTTGAACTTGAAGATTGATGGAAACACTTGAGCTATCTCCTTGCTTGTGGTCATGATCCATTTCATCAATAGAACCTTCACTTCGGCTCTCATctttatcactttcttcattagAAGCAGAAGACCCAAGTATTGAGCTCTGGAAGTAGTTGAGCTTGTCAACAAGATCGGGGTGGATAGCCAATGGAAGTGATATGAAATGGGAGTAGTCCAGCATCCGACTTTGGACAGCCTGAGGAGAAGCACAGAGTAATTATGATGACCCAATAAATAAACAAGATCAGGAAATGAGAAAACAAGCAGTTGCAGACTGCAGCAAGTAAAACTTTATTCAAATTCCACCAAGGACAGTATCTTTTGACAACCGCACATGCACAAATGAGCAGGATGCCATTATGAAATAACAGCTAGTGCACAGTAAGCAATTTCAAGTTGGTTTGATAATTCACTATGTGATGCGTTTGATAATTGGCACTAACAATTCTGCAACACATGTACAAAGCCGTGCTAGTTTCACACTAAGCATTGGTAATTAAGATTCTATACTTAATGATGGACAGTATGGATAAGAACAAGGATATAAAAAAATCACATTTGAAACCAAACATAGCACATTACTATTCTCCTCATTATCGTAAAAGAGATAAATTAACATGTCGAATGATTCAATGAGCAATGTAAACATATGCTAACCATCTACTGAAGTAGTACATTGGATACCTACCTCTTCAAGAACATTTGCAATCATCTGCGATGCTTTTCTAATACTTTCAGAACTTGTACCTTCGAGGACTGAAAAATATTCCATGAATCATTATATAGTACCTTCAGTTAGATCAGGAAATACCTAGAAGCTTATTATACCAAACCAATTTTGATAGAAGCATGAGCATATATATACCAACAGAAGTCTCATCCCTTGATGATGGGAAGATAATTTTCACTCCAGTATCCTCTTCAATCTTCTTCTGCATAGACCCACTACATACCAAAGAATGAAAATTAAGATCATAAATGAAGTCCAAGAATTATCCGTAATGAAGGGTACATATGTGAAACAGATCAAGAGATCAATACCCTTTTCCCTTCACAAAGTGCATCAAAGGAACATCTACCTGAAACAGAACGAGTGAATCTATTAATACTGTTCAGACACAGTAAAGCAggtagagaaaaaaaaaacttaaagtGGTTAGTGAAAAAATCAGGTTACTTAAACGCATCTGAATGACATACCTGAATAGAGGAGGAATATGTCTCAGAGAAATTGGACCCATCAAGATCCTTATTAAAGCCTGATACCTCCAAATTGTCTTCTATAACTACTTTAGTTGAACTGGAGTCCAAACTTAAATTATTTTTTGACAATGATGCATTGTTGGTGGTAACTTCAATAACAACATTATTAGCTCCGTCCAACACCAAATTATCACTAGAAGTTATGCAATCTTCTACAACTTGTCTGCTTCCAGAACTTGATGTCTCATTAACATCATCTGCATCATGTGGTATTATAAGATAGTTCAGAAATGGCACAAATGTACTACACACACTAGAAGGTTAAAAGGGACAGGAACCAAAGTTATACAAGAAATTGATGATAGGTTATAAGGGGAAAAAAGGGCTATAAGAAAGGTGCCATCTTCAGTAACAAGGGAAATTAGCTTTCAAAACTACTTTTGAAGTTGTATGCACCAACAACAATTACTTATCGCTTATCAGAAAGAACGGTTAGGAGCATTGCCAATGGATTGGGATCTTAAAGGCGATGCTCATAACAGAAAGCCATGGATGTTGAGTACATTGAAAGTAAATAGTATCACTTCAGACTAGCAGGTAAGCAATGTTATTCAAGAATTGCATTAATTTGCTAAAACGGTAAAACCACTTATGTGATATTACTTCATATTAATTTTATTAACTTAATCTGTATCCTCAATAGCTTAAAAAAGTACCAACAATCTAGGAAATTACTTAGTCTGAATAATTACGGATATCATTTTAAGATGAGAAAGcatcctttcaactttcaaGAACAGAATTTCCTGGATTCCTACCAAATCCAGATAGACTTAAACATTTATCTACCCTATCACCAATGCCCAATATGGCAGTATCACAAATTTTAACTGGTTCCTGCACTCTATGGTCTTTCTTGTTTTAACTACTACACATTTACTCTTggtcttgatttttcttttctcaaggtGAACCCTCCAATTCTGTAAACTATTCATGCCCTTCCCAGATATAGGAAATCCTAAGAATGCAGCTTCCGAAGTTACATAATTTAAGCTCAGTATTATCAAAAGGGACATAAGGAAATATTTAACACTTAATAGAGATATTAATACGAgtgtgttggaaaaggttaAGTATCTCCAAAAGATCAGAATTAGGACTCAGCAAGGTTGAAATGCACAACGCATTCGACAATTTTATTTGAAGAAATGTTATGCATTTATGAATTATGGTGATCTTTTGTCAAGGTGCAAAAAGGAATGCAGATTGCAGATGGGGCACTCGCACCTTTCTGGGGAACTGCTTCAGTTGAGATTGGTCTCCATTTCTGCACCGGTGACTTTCTTTTCTTGTGTTTTGCCAGATTACCTGATCCTCCATGTGCCCCTTCCATCACAAATGAGGCCAACTTATTTTGACCTACTGATCCCTGCAATGTACAAAGAACTAATTTAGTGAAACACCACATTGTTGGATATAGTTCTGAAGCATGAAGTGAGAAAAATGAGGAACGAGAACTTGTGGCCAGAGCATATAAACCACCAAAGGAAAAGGTGAGGTGCTAGAACAATCCAGGGCAGAGACGGAAGATTTTCAGGTGGTTGTTGACTTGTTGTGTAGGTAGGCACTCATAGTTCTGCTACTTAAACTGGCATGCCCAACAAATCCACTGCCAACCCAACCCCAAGTAAACAGTCTGGCAGCAGTGAAATCGCCACTGTCTGCTCGGATCAGCAGATTAGCGCCATGACGAGTGTCAGTGAGACATCGCCAGTACAAATCCGGTATagaaattaaaaagaaaagaaattggaAGCAGAGCGATTAACCTGGTGGAAGTAACGAAgcggcggaccggcggcgcATGGAATTAGAGGCCGAGTAAGCTGACTAGCCCTAACgcagaacaaaaaaaagaagagagaaatcaAACCGGGGAGATTCTAACTGAAGGTGATTTAAGCTTTGGCCCGTAGTACTGGAGGGAACAACTAACAAGAATGCGTCGGGGAGGGGGCGTACCTTGCGAGCAGAGACCTGCAGGCGAACATggatgggatgggatgggaGGCGTCGAGCCGTGAAATGAAAGATTTGGGCGAGATTGATACGGGCGGACGGGCACGCGGTTGGATCGGGCGCGGTGATGTGCTGCTACTCCGGTTAACCGGTGCACGCGGCTAGGAGGGTGAGAGATTGGGTCCTTCGAAGATAGACCGGTGCGAGCAGAGGTCGCCACGGCGGCAGGTGCTTGTTGgctgctccggcgccggcatGGAAACTATTATTTGCCAAATAACTAGGAGTCTTTTTTAAAATACTGGATATAAAATTTTTCTTCTCCCGGAATCAGCGATGGCCGGGTGGCAGAAGCTATAGTTGGAGAAATTTTGAGTTAGAAACTTGGGATCTTCTCCGTATGCAACGTTGAATGAAGGAGTCTTCAAAAGCCTCCAACTATTACGATCGGATTGCATCACTCCTCAAACTAAAAAACGGATATTTAACATTTCTAGCTTCACAAAACTATTTGCTAAACCACTTTAGTGGAGGAAGAGAGAAAGGCATCTCTCTTACAAGCGGGTCCCACATGCCACAAGTTCATATCAGTATTTTTGTCCGGCTCCACGTGGCTAAAACCGCTATGCAAATCCAGCCAGAGTTAAGTAAACAGTTTTCTGAAGTTATAGAGAAGTTAAATATCCTTTTTGTTTTTTAGTTTGGGGGTGTAGTCCGACGACTCCGACCGCATACTTGGATTACGTAGACTTCTTTAAAGATTGAATTCCAGATGAAACCTAGTGATTTTCTCCGTAgatgaaggagaagaagaaggccgtCCAGATTTCTTGGCTTTGTCAGACTAAATTGAAGTTCCAATTTCTGCAATTAGCAGCCAAATTTACAACACAAACGGTTCTCAGTTCTCACAACCCCACGATGGTGCCTTGCATTGTCGATGGATATTTACAAGGCGTTGTTCATGCTATCACGGCGGACTAGAATCTCCGTGATGCCCTGAACCCACTTGTGCTGATCATACTTGTTCCTGCACTCGAACTCGATCACCCTTTCCACCGTCCTGATCCCGAAGTATCCTCTCTTATGGCTTCCATCCTCGAGCTCCCTGCCTGCCCATGCCGGTATCTCAGAGCAAACATCGAGGACCACACCTGGAATGCAGCGTCATTGAGACGGAGACTTGACAGTGAGTTGGATAGATACATGTTAAAGAGTGACAGATAAATCTGCTAAATGTTTCTAATCTTACACTTCTTTGTTTTGATGAATGTGCCAGCCATATGCGCACTCTGCATCTTGAGAATCacctggaaaaaaaaatcaggtcGTGTTCGGTCAGCATCAGCATCCATTGATCGATCCATGGGGGCAATTGGCAAAGTGTTATGTTCGTACTACCTGGAAGCTGGAGTTGATGTACACGGTGACAAGCTTCCAGTGGAGGATGCCCTGCCTGGTGCGTTTGAGAAGCTCGCCGCCCCTGGACACGAAGACCAGCGGCGAGATGTCTCTCTCCGGCTCCTTGCCGTCGCCGGGCAAAGCCGTCGCCTGGATCTCCTTGTGGAGCCTCGCCCGCAGCATCGCAGCCCCGCGTAAAGCTGCAAGCAGTGATGCCATCGTTTCTGATGTGGGATGTCTCTGCAATTCCAAGTTCAGTTTCTCAGGTCGTCGTGCCTACCCGTTGCCGCGCCGGCGGTGAGCGCCATGACGTCGCCGCTGGTCTGCGCGTTCACGGCCGAGTGGATGGCGGCCAGGATCTGGTCGTGGCTGGCGCCGATCGCCTGCGCCATCTCCACGCAGTGCGACGCCACCAGCGCGGCCGCggacgccacggccgccgcggtcTTGGTGGCGCCCCCATTCTTTGGCCGCTGCTCCGGCGGGGGCGACGAGAAGACCGCGCCGGCCACCAGCGCCGCGACCGCCGCGGCCACCCCAGCCACGGACGTCGCCGCGTACGCCTGCGCGTTGCGGGACCGGGCCTCGGCGCGCTTCTTCTCCCGCTGCTCCTTGATCCACGCGCCCACCGTCTTCCCCCTCCCCGCGGCGCCACGAAGCAGCTGCACCTTGACGTCCAGGTTGGCCCTGGGAGAGACGGGCGGGCTCATCGCGCCGCCGGCTTCAccggcctgcgccgccgcgtctgCTCTCTGCAGCAGACATCCACATATAAGAAGATCATGTTCACGTCCGTGCAAGATCGCCGATCATTTCATCGGATATCTGGCCGTTACCTGACGGCGGTGATCGCTGTCAAGTGGTGGTGTTGGCCTCTGCTCCGTCGTAGCGACGGCGGCAGGAGAATCGGAAGCGGCCTTGCCGCAGCTGAGAACCTTGAGGGCCTTGGAGATCTCCGCTGCTGACAGGCTCCAGGACCTTGCTAGGAACTCCATCGTCTCCGTCGGGGTCTCAGGTGCTCGGACCGACGTCGGAGCCCACTTGTCGGCCGGGCTGCCTTCTTCCTCGATGC
This genomic interval carries:
- the LOC120676673 gene encoding activating signal cointegrator 1 complex subunit 1-like isoform X1, with the translated sequence MFACRSLLARASQLTRPLIPCAAGPPLRYFHQGSVGQNKLASFVMEGAHGGSGNLAKHKKRKSPVQKWRPISTEAVPQKDDVNETSSSGSRQVVEDCITSSDNLVLDGANNVVIEVTTNNASLSKNNLSLDSSSTKVVIEDNLEVSGFNKDLDGSNFSETYSSSIQVDVPLMHFVKGKGGSMQKKIEEDTGVKIIFPSSRDETSVVLEGTSSESIRKASQMIANVLEEAVQSRMLDYSHFISLPLAIHPDLVDKLNYFQSSILGSSASNEESDKDESRSEGSIDEMDHDHKQGDSSSVSINLQVQEKSVEVNIDSKGSRSDFGIDKSIFIKPKTFHLTVVMLKLWNKDRIAKASDVLQSISIQVNEALENRPISIQLRGLTCMKGSPAKARVVYAPVLEVGGEGRLARACKVIIDAFVKSGLVLERDARQELKLHATIMNVRHRKSKKRNQWNDSFDARDIFRKYGKEEWGEYHIPEVHLSQRFKFDESGYYHCCSSIPLPAEMRAE
- the LOC120676676 gene encoding VAN3-binding protein-like, translating into MEQCTDHNAQLPRLEGIEEEGSPADKWAPTSVRAPETPTETMEFLARSWSLSAAEISKALKVLSCGKAASDSPAAVATTEQRPTPPLDSDHRRQRADAAAQAGEAGGAMSPPVSPRANLDVKVQLLRGAAGRGKTVGAWIKEQREKKRAEARSRNAQAYAATSVAGVAAAVAALVAGAVFSSPPPEQRPKNGGATKTAAAVASAAALVASHCVEMAQAIGASHDQILAAIHSAVNAQTSGDVMALTAGAATALRGAAMLRARLHKEIQATALPGDGKEPERDISPLVFVSRGGELLKRTRQGILHWKLVTVYINSSFQVILKMQSAHMAGTFIKTKKCVVLDVCSEIPAWAGRELEDGSHKRGYFGIRTVERVIEFECRNKYDQHKWVQGITEILVRRDSMNNAL
- the LOC120676673 gene encoding activating signal cointegrator 1 complex subunit 1-like isoform X2, whose product is MEGAHGGSGNLAKHKKRKSPVQKWRPISTEAVPQKDDVNETSSSGSRQVVEDCITSSDNLVLDGANNVVIEVTTNNASLSKNNLSLDSSSTKVVIEDNLEVSGFNKDLDGSNFSETYSSSIQVDVPLMHFVKGKGGSMQKKIEEDTGVKIIFPSSRDETSVVLEGTSSESIRKASQMIANVLEEAVQSRMLDYSHFISLPLAIHPDLVDKLNYFQSSILGSSASNEESDKDESRSEGSIDEMDHDHKQGDSSSVSINLQVQEKSVEVNIDSKGSRSDFGIDKSIFIKPKTFHLTVVMLKLWNKDRIAKASDVLQSISIQVNEALENRPISIQLRGLTCMKGSPAKARVVYAPVLEVGGEGRLARACKVIIDAFVKSGLVLERDARQELKLHATIMNVRHRKSKKRNQWNDSFDARDIFRKYGKEEWGEYHIPEVHLSQRFKFDESGYYHCCSSIPLPAEMRAE